A window of the Helianthus annuus cultivar XRQ/B chromosome 4, HanXRQr2.0-SUNRISE, whole genome shotgun sequence genome harbors these coding sequences:
- the LOC110936425 gene encoding protein UPSTREAM OF FLC translates to MESITRPRNTTHPTHNKLKDPITTEPSTSSNKPRKVAVVYYLSRIGNLEHPHLIQVPLSSPDGLYLRDVINRLNSLRGKGMAASYSWSSKRSYKNGFVWHDLSDNDFIYPAHGQDYVLKGSEKSSSPDSAQVDFPAVKHRRNQSCSATEYNVYTGLCSAGTAVATQTDEKRRRRRAVINEEVENESSELSREEMSPPPSDDSSPETLESVMKADGLIILTENRKLKTDPTVGNKGKANVLMQLITCGSISARDGGPGGNPGFSLIKHYKSRLVPRGGGVRDENAVVLSKKQVVTEDKEYFSGSLVETKKEKFAAIKRSNSYTGNR, encoded by the exons ATGGAGTCGATTACAAGACCAAGGAACACTACCCACCCCACGCATAACAAGTTAAAAGATCCCATAACCACAGAACCATCTACGAGCAGCAACAAACCACGTAAAGTCGCCGTTGTTTACTATCTCTCCCGCATCGGCAACCTCGAGCATCCTCACTTGATCCAAGTTCCTCTATCCTCCCCAGACGGCCTCTATCTCCGAG ATGTAATCAATCGCCTCAACTCTCTCCGTGGTAAAGGAATGGCAGCATCATACTCGTGGTCTTCTAAACG GAGTTACAAAAACGGATTCGTATGGCACGATTTATCGGACAATGATTTTATTTACCCTGCACACGGCCAGGACTACGTTCTGAAAGGATCGGAAAAATCATCGTCCCCGGACTCCGCCCAAGTTGATTTTCCGGCCGTTAAACATAGAAGGAATCAATCATGTAGTGCAACCGAATACAATGTCTACACTGGATTGTGTTCCGCCGGAACCGCTGTCGCAACTCAAACCGACGAGAAACGACGTCGTCGTAGAGCGGTAATCAACGAAGAAGTTGAAAACGAAAGTTCAGAGCTGAGTAGAGAAGAGATGTCACCACCACCGTCCGATGATTCAAGCCCCGAAACTTTAGAGTCGGTGATGAAAGCTGACGGTTTGATAATCCTAACGGAAAATCGGAAACTGAAAACTGATCCGACGGTTGGTAATAAAGGTAAGGCGAATGTGCTGATGCAGCTGATCACGTGCGGGTCGATATCGGCACGTGACGGTGGGCCGGGGGGTAACCCGGGTTTTTCGCTGATTAAGCACTATAAGTCAAGGTTGGTGCCACGTGGAGGGGGTGTGAGGGATGAAAACGCTGTCGTTTTGAGTAAAAAACAGGTGGTGACGGAGGATAAAGAATATTTTAGTGGGAGTTTAGTAGAGACAAAGAAGGAGAAATTTGCAGCTATTAAACGGTCTAATTCGTACACAGGAAATAGATAA
- the LOC110936426 gene encoding methyl-CpG-binding domain-containing protein 7, with product MEEPITEGDDYASHRQLVVVEDVTPISQSFSSSSSITPLVANDSSPLQKVSTKSMSKFTLPKGWSVKKVIRKFGGSVDKYYRDPETGQMFRSLKEVERYVTEGVIPSNTRVKKLTYLPDAKVENQTTEEVTPTRTRGKRVKYHRDGTILALEDSKDNRYELAIVSSPPSPSPRFKLPDGWIVEEVPRRSGGSPDKYYYEQGTGQKFRSLLAVERHVTQMEENLPLSVVLEEIREKNLPLSKAFKLSSPIKNCGSYNSWKKNMSRKEKISLPSKVNWVIAGTGGDNAWNAYVDETLVPDSVKQQWGNTFMISISNTTPNAPSSA from the exons ATGGAGGAGCCGATCACTGAGGGCGATGATTACGCCAGCCACCGTCAGCTTGTTGTCGTCGAAGACGTCACCCCTATATCTCAATCATTTTCCAGTTCATCTTCAATCACTCCGTTAGTCGCTAACGATAGTTCTCCCCTTCaaaag GTGTCTACAAAAAGTATGTCAAAGTTTACCTTGCCTAAAGGTTGGTCTGTGAAAAAGGTAATACGCAAGTTTGGAGGCTCTGTTGACAAG TATTACCGTGATCCAGAAACTGGACAAATGTTCAGATCCCTTAAAGAGGTTGAGAGATACGTTACTGAAGGAGTTATACCTTCAAATACAAGGGTCAAGAAGCTAACATACCTTCCTGATGCCAAGGTTGAAAATCAGACTACTGAAGAGGTTACACCAACGAGGACCAGGGGCAAGAGGGTAAAATACCATCGTGATGGAACG ATTTTAGCATTGGAAGACAGTAAAGATAACCGGTATGAGTTGGCTATTGTGTCATCCCCACCCTCTCCCTCTCCTCGCTTCAAGCTCCCTGATGGTTGGATTGTGGAGGAGGTACCCCGTAGATCTGGAGGCTCTCCTGACAAG TATTACTATGAGCAAGGAACAGGACAAAAGTTTAGATCTTTGTTAGCAGTCGAGAGACACGTAACACAAATGGAAGAAAACTTACCGTTATCAGTTGTACTCGAAGAAATTAGAGAAAAGAATTTGCCTCTCTCCAAGGCTTTCAAACTGAGCAGTCCTATCAAG AACTGTGGTTCATACAACTCATGGAAGAAAAATATGTCTCGAAAAGAGAAGATTTCTCTTCCAAGCAAAGTCAATTGGGTCATTGCTGGTACTGGAGGGGATAATGCGTGGAATGCTTATGTGGACGAAACCTTGGTTCCGGATTCTGTGAAACAACAATGGGGAAACACGTTTATGATATCCATCAGCAATACCACCCCTAACGCTCCCAGTTCTGCGTAA